In Carya illinoinensis cultivar Pawnee chromosome 7, C.illinoinensisPawnee_v1, whole genome shotgun sequence, the following are encoded in one genomic region:
- the LOC122316266 gene encoding uncharacterized protein LOC122316266: MTIDTAVVVPTPKDAAETDEVEKEPKVVSPELNKPGTSSQPTMSERQSKNFEQLLDDVRCPLYPGCEKFSKLSFIVKLLHIKTIGGWTIKSFNMVLQLLKSAFPDIQLPNSYHEAQCLEHGLGFSYVKINACPNDCMLFWKDDVDKESCSKCNESRWVSSRRKKGRIPQKVLRYFPLKPRQFDKDYTHFAEDARNVRLGLASDGFNPFNNMSKPYSIWPVILVLYNLPPWLCMKDPYLILSLLIPGPKALGNDIDVYLQPIGNGLKELWEDGIDTYDASKRENFQLYAALLWTINDFPAYANLSGWSTKGKMACPLCNVDTDSKWLKHGRKHCYIGHHHFLPSMHAWREKKAAFNGCEDHRLPPPDLVGYDVLHQLEQIGNIEFGKGSQKRKRTPSELNWTKQSIFFHLPYWSMLPLRHNLDVMHIEENICDNVLGTVMDIEGKTKDTANACRDLMELGLRKELHLQPSANGYSMVLGSYTLDIDQMRHFCEWLASIKFPDGFASNISRCVSVADGKISGMKSHDCHVFMQRLLPVAIGGFLRSDIRLALI; the protein is encoded by the exons GCAATCGAAAAATTTTGAACAATTGTTAGATGATGTCAGATGTCCACTTTATCCTGGTTGCGAAAAATTCTCTAAGCTTTCATTTATAGTTAAGCTACTCCATATCAAAACTATTGGTGGGTGGACTATCAAGTCATTTAACATGGTTTTACAGTTGTTAAAATCAGCTTTCCCAGACATTCAGTTGCCAAACTCATACCAtgaggctcaatgcttagagcaTGGGTTGGGTTTTAGTTATGTGAAGATAAACGCTTGCCCAAATGACTGCATGCTATTTTGGAAAGATGATGTTGATAAAGAAAGTTGTTCTAAATGCAACGAGTCAAGATGGGTGTCCAGTAGAAGAAAAAAGGGGAGGATTCCCCAAAAGGTATTGCGATACTTCCCTCTGAAACCTCG ACAATTTGATAAAGACTACACCCATTTTGCAGAAGATGCTCGGAATGTGAGATTGGGGCTAGCCAGTGATGGATTCAATCCATTCAACAATATGAGTAAACCTTATAGCATTTGGCCTGTGATACTCGTGCTATACAACTTGCCTCCTTGGTTGTGCATGAAAGATCCGTACTTAATACTCTCCTTACTCATACCTGGGCCCAAAGCACTGGGAAACGACATAGATGTTTATTTGCAACCTATAGGGAATGGCTTAAAAGAATTATGGGAGGATGGCATAGATACCTATGATGCATCAAAGCGTGAAAATTTCCAGTTATATGCTGCACTATTATGGACAATTAATGATTTTCCCGCATATGCCAAtctttctgggtggagcacaaaaggAAAGATGGCTTGCCCATTATGCAATGTAGACACAGATTCAAAGTGGTTGAAACATGGGAGGAAGCATTGTTATATAGGTCATCATCACTTCTTGCCATCCATGCATGcttggagagagaaaaaggctGCATTCAATGGATGTGAGGATCATCGCTTGCCACCTCCAGATCTAGTAGGATATGATGTACTCCATCAACTAGAGCAGATTGGTAACATTGAATTTGGCAAAGGCTCTCAAAAGAGAAAACGCACACCATCTGAATTGAACTGGACAAAACAAAGTATATTCTTCCATTTACCTTACTGGTCCATGTTACCATTAAGACATAATCTTGATGTCATGCacattgaagaaaatatttGCGACAATGTCTTAGGAACAGTGATggatattgaaggaaaaaccaAAGATACAGCTAATGCATGTAGGGATTTGATGGAGCTTGGGTTAAGGAAGGAATTACATTTACAACCTTCGGCAAATGGGTACTCCATGGTGCTTGGCTCCTACACATTGGATATCGATCAGATGAGACATTTCTGTGAATGGCTTGCATCTATTAAATTTCCCGATGGTTTTGCCTCGAACATCTCTAGATGTGTTTCAGTTGCTGATGGAAAGATATCaggaatgaaaagtcatgactgtcatgtGTTCATGCAAAGATTACTTCCGGTTGCAATTGGGGGGTTTTTACGATCTGATATTCGTCTTGCATTGATCTAG